One part of the Micrococcus sp. 2A genome encodes these proteins:
- the prfB gene encoding peptide chain release factor 2 — translation MADTDFSAEIDALRHTLASIEQVSDVERIKADIDTLEAQASAPDLWDDPEAAQKVTSKLSHRQADLKRITSLADRIGDLESLVELATEEGEPDLLVEADEELVGIRKTLDELEVVTLLSGEYDQRDAVITIRAGAGGVDAADFAETLMRMYLRWAEQKGWSTKVMDTAYAEEAGLKSVTFEVNAPFAFGTLSVEAGTHRLVRISPFDNQGRRQTSFAAVEVVPLIESDDSIEIPESEIKVDVFRSSGPGGQSVNTTDSAVRMTHIPTGIVVSMQNEKSQIQNRAAALRVLQSRLLLQRKAEENAKKKEMAGDVKASWGDQMRSYVLNPYQMVKDLRTGHEEGNPASVFDGQITDFIDAGIRWRAEQAQIARDEAEQA, via the coding sequence ATGGCTGACACTGACTTCTCCGCAGAGATCGACGCTCTGCGCCACACCCTCGCCTCCATCGAGCAGGTCTCGGACGTCGAGCGCATCAAGGCGGACATCGATACCCTCGAGGCCCAGGCCTCCGCGCCGGACCTCTGGGACGACCCCGAGGCGGCGCAGAAGGTCACCTCCAAGCTCTCCCACCGCCAGGCGGACCTCAAGCGCATCACCTCGCTCGCGGACCGCATCGGGGACCTGGAGAGCCTCGTGGAGCTGGCCACCGAGGAGGGCGAGCCGGACCTGCTGGTGGAGGCGGACGAGGAGCTCGTCGGCATCCGCAAGACCCTCGATGAGCTCGAGGTCGTCACGCTGCTCAGCGGCGAGTACGACCAGCGCGACGCCGTGATCACCATCCGCGCCGGCGCCGGCGGCGTGGACGCCGCCGACTTCGCCGAGACCCTCATGCGCATGTACCTGCGCTGGGCCGAGCAGAAGGGCTGGTCCACCAAGGTCATGGACACCGCTTATGCGGAGGAGGCGGGCCTGAAGTCCGTGACCTTCGAGGTCAACGCGCCCTTCGCGTTCGGCACCCTCTCCGTGGAGGCCGGCACGCACCGCCTGGTGCGCATCAGCCCCTTCGACAACCAGGGCCGCCGCCAGACCTCCTTCGCCGCCGTCGAGGTCGTGCCGCTCATCGAGTCGGACGACTCCATCGAGATCCCCGAGTCCGAGATCAAGGTGGACGTGTTCCGCTCCTCGGGCCCCGGTGGCCAGTCCGTGAACACCACGGACTCCGCTGTGCGCATGACGCACATCCCCACGGGCATCGTCGTCTCCATGCAGAACGAGAAGTCGCAGATCCAGAACCGCGCCGCCGCCCTGCGCGTCCTCCAGTCCCGCCTGCTCCTGCAGCGCAAGGCCGAGGAGAACGCGAAGAAGAAGGAGATGGCCGGCGACGTGAAGGCGTCCTGGGGCGACCAGATGCGCTCCTACGTGCTGAACCCGTACCAGATGGTCAAGGATCTGCGCACGGGCCACGAGGAGGGCAACCCCGCCTCCGTGTTCGACGGTCAGATCACCGACTTCATCGACGCCGGCATCCGCTGGCGCGCCGAGCAGGCCCAGATCGCCCGCGACGAGGCCGAGCAGGCCTGA
- a CDS encoding CoA transferase subunit A, whose product MALDKTVATPAEAVADIPSGASLAVGGFGLSGNPIQLVEALLEQGADDLSVVSNNCGVDGWGLGVLLSAQRIRKMTSSYVGENKEFARQYLEGELEVELVPQGTLAEKLRAGGSGIPAFYTRSGVGTQVAEGGLPMRYDAEGNVVKASEAKPTGTFVLGEQYISVDPAERQVYVLEESIVTDIALVHAKKGDRHGNLVFNKAARQFSVPAAMAGRVCIAQVEELVEPGEIDPDEVHLPGVFVHRIVEVGTDIEKPIEKRTVRQAPGEAQEETR is encoded by the coding sequence ATGGCCCTCGACAAGACCGTCGCCACCCCGGCCGAGGCGGTGGCGGACATCCCGTCCGGCGCCTCGCTCGCCGTCGGCGGGTTCGGCCTCTCCGGCAACCCCATCCAGCTCGTCGAGGCCCTGCTCGAGCAGGGCGCCGACGACCTCTCCGTCGTCTCGAACAACTGCGGCGTCGACGGCTGGGGGCTGGGGGTCCTGCTCTCGGCGCAGCGCATCCGCAAGATGACCAGCTCGTACGTGGGGGAGAACAAGGAGTTCGCCCGCCAGTACCTCGAGGGCGAGCTTGAGGTGGAGCTCGTGCCGCAGGGCACCCTCGCGGAGAAGCTGCGCGCCGGCGGCTCCGGCATCCCGGCGTTCTACACCCGCTCGGGCGTGGGCACGCAGGTCGCCGAGGGCGGCCTGCCCATGCGCTACGACGCCGAGGGGAACGTGGTGAAGGCCTCGGAGGCCAAGCCGACGGGCACGTTCGTGCTGGGGGAGCAATACATCAGCGTCGACCCGGCCGAGCGCCAGGTCTACGTGCTCGAGGAGTCCATCGTCACGGACATCGCGCTCGTGCACGCGAAGAAGGGCGACCGGCACGGCAACCTCGTCTTCAACAAGGCCGCCCGGCAGTTCTCCGTGCCCGCCGCGATGGCCGGGCGCGTGTGCATCGCACAGGTGGAGGAGCTCGTGGAGCCCGGGGAGATCGACCCGGACGAGGTCCACCTGCCGGGAGTGTTCGTGCACCGGATCGTGGAGGTCGGCACGGACATCGAGAAGCCGATCGAGAAGCGCACCGTGCGTCAGGCCCCGGGCGAGGCCCAGGAGGAGACCCGATGA
- a CDS encoding acetyl-CoA C-acetyltransferase — MTTEHPAPQPADAVIVGGARTPFTRLLGGQASLTAMDLGAHAIRHALERAGVGADEVDTVIMGQVVQAGQGQNPARQSSLAAGLPWTVPAMTVNKVCLSGLTAIIDAARLIRLGDADVVVAGGQESMTNAPHLLPKARAGYKYGEVTVLDSVAYDGLTDALTTEAMGELTESGNGERGLDRAAQDEIAAGSHQRAAAAQADGVFEGEIAPIEIPQRKGEPVVVSADEGVRADTTAETLAKLRPAFAKEGTITAGNASPLSDGAAAVVVTSRAYAEEHGLTILATIGAPGQTAGPKDSQLHSQPSDAISAALAKQGWEASDLDFIEINEAFAAVSLQSLKDLDYSAEQCNIHGGAIALGHPIGASGARLALHAALELDRRGSGRTAVALCGGGGQGEALILFR; from the coding sequence ATGACCACCGAGCACCCCGCCCCGCAGCCCGCCGACGCCGTGATCGTGGGCGGCGCCCGCACCCCGTTCACCCGCCTGCTCGGCGGCCAGGCCTCCTTGACCGCCATGGACCTCGGCGCCCACGCGATCAGGCACGCGCTCGAGCGGGCCGGCGTCGGCGCGGACGAGGTGGACACCGTCATCATGGGCCAGGTCGTCCAGGCCGGGCAGGGGCAGAACCCCGCGCGCCAGTCCTCGCTCGCCGCGGGCCTGCCGTGGACGGTCCCCGCCATGACCGTCAACAAGGTCTGCCTCTCCGGCCTCACCGCGATCATCGACGCCGCACGCCTCATCCGCCTCGGCGACGCCGACGTCGTGGTGGCCGGCGGCCAGGAGTCCATGACCAACGCCCCGCACCTGCTGCCCAAGGCGCGCGCCGGCTACAAGTACGGCGAGGTCACCGTGCTCGACTCCGTGGCCTACGACGGCCTCACGGACGCCCTCACCACGGAGGCCATGGGCGAGCTGACCGAGTCCGGCAACGGCGAGCGAGGCCTCGACCGGGCGGCCCAGGACGAGATCGCGGCCGGGTCCCACCAGCGTGCCGCCGCCGCGCAGGCCGACGGCGTCTTCGAGGGCGAGATCGCCCCGATCGAGATCCCGCAGCGCAAGGGCGAGCCGGTGGTGGTCTCTGCGGACGAGGGCGTCCGCGCCGACACCACCGCCGAGACTCTGGCGAAGCTCCGCCCCGCCTTCGCGAAGGAGGGCACCATCACCGCCGGCAACGCGTCGCCGCTCTCGGACGGCGCCGCCGCCGTCGTCGTGACCTCCCGCGCCTACGCCGAGGAGCACGGCCTGACGATCCTCGCCACGATCGGGGCCCCCGGCCAGACCGCGGGCCCGAAGGACTCCCAGCTGCACTCCCAGCCCTCGGACGCGATCTCCGCGGCCCTGGCCAAGCAGGGCTGGGAGGCCTCCGACCTCGACTTCATCGAGATCAACGAGGCGTTCGCCGCGGTGTCCCTGCAGTCGCTCAAGGACCTGGACTACTCCGCCGAGCAGTGCAACATCCACGGCGGCGCCATCGCCCTGGGCCACCCCATCGGCGCCTCCGGCGCCCGCCTGGCCCTGCACGCCGCCCTCGAGCTGGACCGCCGCGGCTCCGGCCGCACCGCCGTGGCCCTGTGCGGCGGCGGCGGTCAGGGCGAGGCCCTCATCCTGTTCCGCTGA
- a CDS encoding fumarate reductase/succinate dehydrogenase flavoprotein subunit, whose product MSSRAADHTVDLSSREATRPEAPPTVAPAAPFVLDGRAPEGDPATAWTRRKLEYQLVSPLNRRRFTVVVVGTGLAGAGCAAALGELGYHVVNYTIHDSPRRAHSVAAQGGINAARGRKVDNDSLGRFVKDTVKGGDFRAREADCFRLAEESVRVIDHADALGAPFAREYGGQLRTRSFGGVQVSRTYYTRGQTGQQMEVSATKALLRQVAAGTVELRTRREMLDLIVEDGRARGVVVRNLLTGEVEAQTAHAVVVATGGYGSVFRQSTLAKNSNVTAAWHAHRRGALFASPSFIQFHPTALPVSSRWQSKTTLMSESLRNDGRIWVPARAGDDRPANEIPEGERDYYLERKYPAYGNLAPRDISSRAAREQIIAGHGVGPLRNSVYLDFRDALERLGVETIQERYGNLFEMYRDATGEDPYTVPMRIAPGAHFAMGGLWSDYDLMTSVPGLFVGGEAGWAYHGANRLGANSLLSACVDGWFTLPYAVPNFLADHLHEPLLDADAPAVRDAVAGVQDRTRRLLEIRGTHSADHFHAELGEILYEGCGVSRTAAGLAEALRRIRALREQFWTDLRVPGTGEQLNQELERAGRVADFLDMGELMCRDALDREESCGAHFREEHQTPEGEALRDDDAWRFVSAWEHVPGDDDVHPGEPVRHIEPLDFTTVKLQTRDYR is encoded by the coding sequence ATGAGCAGCCGCGCCGCCGACCACACCGTCGACCTCTCCTCGCGGGAGGCCACCCGACCCGAGGCCCCGCCCACCGTTGCCCCCGCCGCCCCCTTCGTCCTCGACGGCCGCGCCCCCGAGGGCGACCCGGCCACCGCCTGGACCCGACGCAAGCTCGAGTACCAGCTGGTCAGCCCGCTGAACCGCCGCAGGTTCACCGTGGTCGTGGTGGGCACCGGCCTGGCCGGGGCCGGCTGCGCCGCGGCGCTCGGCGAGCTGGGCTACCACGTGGTGAACTACACGATCCACGACTCCCCGCGTCGAGCCCACTCCGTGGCCGCACAGGGCGGCATCAACGCCGCGCGCGGCCGCAAGGTGGACAACGACTCGCTCGGGCGCTTCGTGAAGGACACCGTCAAGGGCGGTGACTTCCGCGCCCGCGAGGCCGACTGCTTCCGCCTGGCCGAGGAGTCCGTCCGGGTGATCGACCATGCCGACGCCCTCGGTGCGCCCTTCGCCCGCGAGTACGGCGGTCAGCTGCGCACGCGCTCCTTCGGCGGCGTGCAGGTCTCCCGCACGTACTACACCCGTGGGCAGACCGGCCAGCAGATGGAGGTCTCCGCCACCAAGGCCCTCCTGCGCCAGGTGGCCGCCGGGACGGTGGAGCTGCGCACGCGCCGCGAGATGCTCGACCTGATCGTGGAGGACGGCCGGGCGCGGGGCGTCGTCGTCCGCAACCTGCTCACGGGCGAGGTCGAGGCGCAGACCGCCCACGCCGTGGTGGTGGCCACGGGCGGCTACGGGAGCGTGTTCCGCCAGTCCACACTCGCCAAGAACTCGAACGTGACGGCCGCCTGGCACGCACACCGGCGCGGAGCACTGTTCGCCTCGCCGTCCTTCATCCAGTTCCACCCCACCGCGCTGCCGGTGAGCTCGCGCTGGCAGTCCAAGACCACGCTCATGAGCGAGTCCCTGCGCAACGACGGCCGCATCTGGGTGCCCGCCCGCGCCGGGGACGACCGCCCGGCGAACGAGATCCCCGAGGGCGAGCGCGACTACTACCTCGAGCGCAAGTACCCGGCCTACGGCAACCTCGCCCCGCGCGACATCTCCTCCCGCGCCGCGCGCGAGCAGATCATCGCCGGCCACGGCGTGGGCCCCCTGAGGAACAGCGTGTACCTCGACTTCCGGGATGCGCTCGAGCGTCTGGGCGTGGAGACCATCCAGGAGCGCTACGGCAACCTGTTCGAGATGTACCGCGACGCCACCGGCGAGGACCCGTACACCGTGCCCATGCGCATCGCTCCCGGCGCCCACTTCGCGATGGGCGGGCTCTGGAGCGACTACGACCTGATGACGTCCGTCCCCGGCCTGTTCGTCGGCGGCGAGGCCGGCTGGGCCTATCACGGGGCCAACCGCCTCGGCGCGAACTCCCTGCTCTCGGCGTGCGTGGACGGCTGGTTCACCCTCCCCTACGCCGTGCCGAACTTCCTCGCGGACCACCTCCACGAGCCGCTCCTGGACGCGGACGCGCCCGCGGTGCGCGACGCCGTCGCGGGGGTGCAGGACCGGACCCGGCGCCTGCTGGAGATCCGCGGCACGCACTCCGCGGACCACTTCCACGCCGAGCTCGGCGAGATCCTCTACGAAGGCTGCGGCGTGAGCCGCACGGCTGCGGGCCTGGCCGAGGCACTGCGGCGGATCCGCGCGCTGCGCGAGCAGTTCTGGACCGACCTGCGCGTGCCCGGCACGGGCGAGCAGCTCAACCAGGAGCTCGAGCGCGCCGGGCGCGTGGCCGACTTCCTGGACATGGGCGAGCTCATGTGCCGGGACGCCCTGGACCGCGAGGAGTCCTGCGGCGCCCACTTCCGCGAGGAGCACCAGACCCCCGAGGGCGAGGCACTGCGCGACGACGACGCCTGGCGCTTCGTCTCCGCCTGGGAGCACGTGCCCGGCGACGACGACGTGCACCCCGGCGAGCCGGTGCGTCACATCGAACCCCTCGACTTCACCACGGTGAAGCTGCAGACCCGCGACTACCGGTGA
- a CDS encoding succinate dehydrogenase, producing MALTGAVFTAFVFVHMIGNLKVYQGAEHFNAYAHWLRAAFEPVLPHEGLLWILRAFLLLCLIGHVWAAALIVIRARRARGPHPRRRIRPGSWLTRAMPTTGVVLLLFLVFHVLDLTLGARPAAPDAFQAATPEASSAYANVIASFSRWPASLVYILAMLALAAHLIHGIVAMVADLGIAGGPRFWGVLKLIALVLGLVIAIGNITIPLAVLTGALA from the coding sequence ATGGCCCTCACGGGTGCCGTCTTCACCGCGTTCGTGTTCGTGCACATGATCGGCAACCTGAAGGTCTACCAGGGCGCCGAGCACTTCAACGCCTACGCCCATTGGCTGCGCGCCGCGTTCGAGCCCGTCCTCCCCCACGAGGGCCTGCTCTGGATCCTGCGGGCGTTCCTCCTCCTGTGCCTCATCGGCCACGTGTGGGCCGCCGCGCTGATCGTGATCCGGGCCCGGCGCGCTCGGGGCCCGCACCCGCGGCGAAGGATCCGGCCCGGCTCGTGGCTGACGCGCGCGATGCCCACCACGGGCGTCGTGCTGCTCCTCTTCCTGGTCTTCCACGTGCTCGACCTGACGCTGGGGGCCCGGCCCGCGGCGCCCGACGCGTTCCAGGCCGCGACGCCCGAAGCGAGCAGCGCCTATGCCAACGTGATCGCCAGCTTCAGCCGCTGGCCCGCCTCGCTCGTCTACATCCTGGCCATGCTGGCCCTCGCGGCGCACCTCATCCACGGGATCGTGGCCATGGTGGCGGACCTCGGCATCGCCGGCGGCCCCCGCTTCTGGGGCGTCCTGAAGCTGATCGCCCTGGTGCTCGGCCTCGTGATCGCGATCGGCAACATCACCATCCCCCTCGCCGTCCTGACGGGAGCCCTCGCATGA